The Vanacampus margaritifer isolate UIUO_Vmar chromosome 16, RoL_Vmar_1.0, whole genome shotgun sequence genome includes the window TTAATATTACATGCGGTTATCAATGACATAGTACAGTAATTGTATTCttgtttgaaaatatatttaaaaaaaattatcttttattttttaagaagttGATTACCCACCATTTTGTGTGCTGATTGGTCAGTGCAGGTCACACTCTCAATTGCAGGGGCAGCAATAAACTGGACACTGCTGTCAAAAGTGATTTGGATGGAGCTCTGTGAGAGACAGAGGGAGGCAGAGAAACAAATGTACTAAATATTACATAAGTGGACATGAACATGAAGAGGCAAGACACTTGGGGATGACATAAAAGATTATAGACTGCAGTGGTACAGGCTAGCATGCAGTTAGCGAACAATTAGGCAGAGTCCTTAAGGAGggtgtttggttttgttttcccaGCCGGCTAATGAAACTTCATCTGAATCATGGGGACGCTAACTAACTAGGGCAATTTATGAATTTTAAGCACAGTTGGTGTCAGGCATCTAACACTGCACTGATCTCATTTCATGGCTAAAGCGCTATTACCTAAAAGTCGTGTTTTCTCTGTTCACTGTTTTTAAGTATTTACACAATTTGGCAGTCTAatacagaaaaacaggaggttaTTGCAGTCACTGCTCATGACATGGACATGACAACCGTGGCACGGCCAGCAGCGAGTTGCATTTGTTCGGTCAGAATGATGGTCGGTGCCCGAGGGTGCTGGCATGCAAACGGCAACAtatgtttgaccaaaggctgataGGGAGCGTGTTCAAGTTCAGAGGAGATCTAGCTTCAGTTGCAGATTCCGCTGTGCTGTGTTATATGGTAGTGACGTCAAAGCATAATTTGATATATTGCGAAATTAAAAGGGAAACCAACCCAAAAActatctttacaatatgttctaggCACCCCTACTAgcctaaacatgatattctaaatcatattgtgtttgtaggACTGAAAGTAAGCAGTAAAATTGAaccgtttttatctatctccaaggacggccattttgcctcttgctgtcgactaaaaatggtatcacatcacagttgctcaggattCAAcgtcaggtaacgaccaatcacagctcagctagcaaacgtcacatgaacaaattcagaaaagaggtgagctgtgattggtcattcgctgccattgacggctaaaaacgtcaaaaattcatttgaactatttctaatagtttaaaaaaaaatccccatttttgttaactagagtatgaaaacctagaatttttgtttattgtacatttagaacagatataaaatttgtgattaatcgtgaagaagaaaactagtgaagtcatgcaattaattacaatttaaaaaatgtaatcataattaatcgcataacttcaatagttataggagtgaagtcatgcgattaattacaatagtgtagttatgcaattaattaaaaaacattttttaaatcggaattaatcgcataacttcaatagttaactcacgattaatcacaaattttatatctgttctaaatgtacaataaaaaaatctatgttttcatacgcttgttaacaaaagtagataaaaatattaaactaatagaaatacttaaaatgattttttgacttttataaccgtcaatggccgTAAATGAGTTAACctgtgatgacatttttagttcgcagaaagtggcaaaattgtcGCTCCCTTTAATGATCAAAAccggtggattttgttgcttaattgatattccacaaacgcaatattaattagaatgccgtgtttagactatttGGGGGCGCATATAATGataatttttgggttgacttcccctttaatgcttCTGAATTAGTATGTTCCACTAGTTCTGCGTTCCCTTTGAGTTCCCTTCACTGAAATAGCTGAAGAATTCAAAGCTAGTTAATTATAATGTATCTATACAACTACTTTTTACAATCAGGGATTTAGATAAAATTGAGGAGATTTAGGTGAAATTTCAAAATTACGGAGAAAACTGAATTGAACAAATTTATTTGACGAGCATGGCACATCCTGAGTTTTTATAGCATTGATAGTTCTTATAAATGCAATGTGACAGTGGTGGTATTAAAAGAGGGATTAAGTCGGGTAAAtccccactgaaggcccagGTATTAAATGCACCGCCTGTCACTGCCTAACACTGATTCAAAATCAAACATGGCATCGCCTGAACTGTGTAACACCGTGGATGATTAtcaatgtgtgtttatgtgtgaatGCCAAATGATCTGCTGTAGTGAAACTTGTTGTCTGGCTCAGGAGAAGCAAGTGTGAggaagcaacccccccccccccccttccctatTGTCAGAGCATATGCCTCTCTAGATGCAAGTCCAATCTCTTCCAAACTGAACAGTGGAGGTGGGGCAGAAACGGGAGGATGATATAACATAGTTTGTGGCGTATGTGTGCTTCTGCGCGAGAGAGACAGGAAGCAAAGTGCAACGCTGCGGGCTGACGTAGGTCTGGACCAACACGATGTCACATGACTCCACACTACAAACAACCATGTTTACTTTGCTTGGCCCAAGCCTCTAAAACTGCTCAGTCAGCCGACCATTCATCGCATCCAAAGAGCGGAGCAAATACAAAGTGATGTATCTCGGATTGCGTGGCATCCAGAAACCGGTTCTGATTGTGTGCACGCTCACATACGTGTGTTGCAAAAAACTTTGTGTACCACTCTGCCAAAGAGCACTGGCGTCTGCGGCGAGGCTAATTAAGATCATTATGACAGAGAGAGCAAATTCCCCTGAACGTCACAGGCTAATCATGCTGAGACAAGACAAAGTCAGCCCATGAGATATTAGCAAATTAAGACACAGGGGGAGGATTGCCAGGATTAGTCGATGCCTGTTAGAAAGATGGGTCAGTAGAAGGTCCTTATATTGGTTTATTTGCTggctgcccccccaaaaaaagaagaagaataaagcATTGTTATGTGCAATTATGCATGTCGCCTAGTAGTATTACATACATATTATCCGTAAGCTAATCAAATGCTTGGCCTCTTTTGGGTCTTAATTGAAAGAGTCTTTTGTAAGAAAACCTCAAATTCCCTTTCAGAATTAACATTTTGTGGACTACAAAAAAGTACTCCCATATATGGGGATAGTAAATATGACTTGTCAATGCACATacacaaaaattaatttttctaGCATATTAATGTAAATTCTAAACACTTTCATTGTGTTCACTAAGAAATCCGGACTGACAAATCAACTAGCCAATTTAATTGGctgatattagctcttttaaaattggcaacaacaacaaaaaaagccattttttctctctctacatatgaaaaaattacaacaaaagacaaattaatacacacattcaaacatttCCCCCCAAAGGAATCTGCTCAGAATTGGcaaattttttgtcaattttctgtgtttaaaatactaataaaataaactagtaaTGTAGAACAGTCAAATGTTAGTGCCTGTTTTCacatctttattgttgtaagctTTAAAGGAGCAGAAAAGAAGCCATTTTATTTAATCGGACGATTAATTGGTTATTAGAATCTTATCTGGCAAATATCGGAATCAGCATGATATATCTTAAAACGTCCATACCGATTGACCCTGTACAAATAGAAAATAGCCCTGTGGCCCACCATTGTTATATTTGTGATGTACTTGCACATGCCAAGATACAGACAGTCTCATTTTACTAGTAAATTAAGTGAACCACTTTGATTGGCAGGTGTCCGCTACCTTCCATCCCACAACAGCGCAAAACGGCCTATTCTATCTCCGCTCTCTGCTCGTCAtgcaaaatgtcaaaagaaagaaactCCACCCACATGCACAACATTGAGACCGCTTTTGCGCTAGACTTGTGTGGAGCACCGGGATACGTGCTATAGGTTGGACCTGGATGGAATAAACTGCCTGCGTTGAGTCTACTACCTCCTTTCCGAACCAAACCTCACGGGTTGGCATCccagacaaaaacaagactgtGCTGCTTCTCCTCCTTTTCAAATATATTGCTAGGTTACACCATGTCACTCTAGCAAAATGACACATATTATTAACCTTGCACCCACACACCGTGAACTGTAGCACTTGGTGTAAACATGCCGTGTTGAACGAGTCCATCGAGGTCTCACATAGCCAACTGGTGTAACGCGGTGTTGTGCACCCTTCGCGGCACGGGCAACAGACCTCATTTTGTCATCACCAGACCAAAGCTGGCGGCACGTCCACTGTTTTGTCCCCGTGACCTCGGTTTATGCGCATGTGTACGCAGAGGTTATTTGTGGGATACCCCCAGGACTACTACTGTGTCATTTCAGGTTTGTCAAAAACATTCTGTTTAGGACCTGCGGGCTGGACGCTTCTGAAAAGCACGAGGGTCAACCAGGAATACACTCAGCCTGTGGCTTGTGTTGACCCTCACTTgccttttctgtctttttcttttagtttcTCAATGAGAGAATCAGGTCACAACAGTGACTGTCATTAGTGTAATTGGAAGCAACTGAATCACTAGTTAAAAAACAGTAGTCAGTAATGGTTTTCCTCAGAGAGCCATTATGATTGTAAACCAAAAaggcatacagtatgtgcatttCTATCATTTTGAAAGGGAAAGTCTACCCAAAATACttctttacaattaaaaacgtTCTACGCAGCCCAACTCGTCTAAACACGATTTTCTGAGTAatactgtgtttgtggaatatgagttcagcagcaaaatctatttcagcgggcggccattttgacccttgctgtcaactgaagatgacatgacagttgctcacttgttttctgaagctgagccgtgatttgTCTTTAATCGGGCGTCATCATTGCCATATAAATCACCATGATATAAATCCCCCACATTCTATTGCAACCATAAAACCTAAAATTACTCCTctgcaaaatgacaaaagatGGCGTTAGCCTACTTTAGTTCTCACTTTTGATGCAAAAACCTTCGCAATAAGCGCACAGGGATTGCTTTAACAGACCGcataaaatgatttgttttgcaTAAGTGATTTTCTGAAACTGCTGTGATAGGTATGAAAAAGGCCTATTTCCTGTGTTATCATACTGAATGGGCGGTAAGTGCTTAATGTCCCCTGTCATTTAAGATCAAACTACTTGTGAATAATCACAGTGCAttcatcatctagcagcagcacGGAAGGAAGACGACATGAACTGCAGCCTTTAGCTCTTCACCTGTCACTTATTTGCATATCACAAAATCAAATGAATCAAAATCTTATCATCCGTACCATTCAGTGACCAGCCATCAATGTCAACGTTGCACGTGCAATTTAATGACGCTATAATGGTCTgaatgctgggaaaaaaaagcctctgACCAATCCAGCTAGAACCCAACAAGACTGCATCTAGTGGCTCACACAGAAATAAATCTGCAGTCATTTTTTGAAGTGAGTCATGAAACATGCTGCATCATAAGATGCCACCGacatgaaagtgtttttttttctttttctgaggATACTCCTCCACGCTccactgaaataaaaacagtGAGTCTTGTGTTTAATCTCTTAGCTCATTAACCCTCAAACGCGGTAGCTGCTACAATACGGGATGCTGTAACAGTTGCTTCTGATGGAGCATGAGGATGTCTTCCTGTTGGCACGGCCATGCAGTAATTAAGCAGCTGCAATGGAGGCCCGCTCCAGTGGATTACGGCGAAAAGACCCGGAAGAAGGGGCTGGAGGATTTCTTCACTGTCATTATCAGCGTAAttggttttgacatttttagaaatCTGTGAAGAATCCAGCTGCAAACTGCCAACAGTGGCGCACTTCACACGCTGCAAAATATCCTTTCTGACCGCTGTAATCAAAATAAGAATTACAATCTGTACTGAGACTGATCCTACTGTTGCTAGTGTATGTCTCGTGTATATTTATACTGTGTTTAGAAAAGGCATCTTTTTGAGTGTATGTGTCTAGAGATTATTTATGCCccttaaaaacaataatacgaTACTGAACATTCTGCACATCGATGGCAAAACACTTTGATTAGGAATGttgaccactttttttcagaaagATACCAAGACAAGTGTTCAAAGCTTACTCAATACATTTGATTAAtagtgtcatttaaaaaatagatgatttgaaaatttgctaaatcgtgaaatcgaggtgcacataaataaatgttaaaacttAATCGTccaaaataactgaaataaattgtgtgtgtgtatatatatatatatatatatatatatatatatatattttttttattcaagattttatttatatcgcccagccctagtacTCGCCTATTCATAAAtttgatcattaaaaattcatatatatttattttgttcatcGATCTTTTTGAAAGTTGCCTATGGGaggttaaattaaaaactatgTGACTACAAATTGCAAGTGAAGGAAATTAATTTTCTGATACGTACCATAAAGGTTACAAAAATAAGATCAGGACTGATCTAAatcctttttaaattgaattgaatctaTATGTCCTATCTTGAAATAACttggaaaaaaagagatacCATATTTGGTCTATGTTAAGATCGCAACTCGcaagtaataaaaaatagaatacgTTGGGGGAAAGATGACAATGAAACCATACATGACGTTGCCTATTTTAAATGCCATGGGGTAATATATGCCATATAGTAATATAATGCGATATCCAGAATCAGCATCGATATCATGGCGATGCCATGACATCATTGTTGACAATGATGACAATACTTTTGTCTCTGATCTCGCCTTTGACTTTCAGATCTGATGAGTAAATATAATTGGATGAATCATTTTAGTGACGTGTGCTCCCCCCTCTAAGCATTAATACAATTATTTCAAGACCTCTGTCAGACCTTGAACACGAGAGAACTACTAAGGTTAATGTGAAAAGCGATAGACAGGCTAATCCCCACAAGCGCTATCCTCACAGCGCTGCCTCCAGGGGGCTCTTGTTTTGCTGATGCAGAGCCACAATTGCCAAAATGCAAAGCAGACGAGACCATCGTAGGTTGTGTTTTGCAAGTGGCCACAACAACATATGCGATATTTAGTTCGATGGGCCGAGAATGGGGGTGTGACTTTCTTGTACCGGTCATGTCCCACAGCAGGTTTTTTAAGTTaaagaaagaagcaaaaaaCATCCCGGACAACCATACAAGCATGCATGAGTATCAAATTAGATTGTGTTCTGTAATCTCAGCCAGTGTCATGGTCCGGTATCATTTGCAGCCAAGTGATTAGCATATGCTGCAGACGCATCTAGAATAACAgcccgtgcgtgcgtgcagacACGATGACGAAAAACTGTTTTTATACTAATGAGCGAGTAAAGATGTCTTGGCTGGCGGTCTCAGTTCAGAAATTGTCACATGGACACACTGAAGAGAACAGATTGTCTCTGCAATTACTGACATTCTGCATGAGAATGATccgttttaatgaatttatcaCAGTCGATAGGACCTTTTTCTGATGTAATATTCAGTTTCCTAGCAGGACGATGAGCTTCTGCAGTTCATCTCCCCAAACAGGTGGACTAGCAAACAATGTGCAACTATTgattttccctcttttgttaacaatttgtCTTTGGTGGAGGTGAGTATCTTACTTAGTGATAGCGTATTTCAATATAGAATTGCTAAATCAAACAATGGTAAGACTTTTGCACAGTATCATAAAATAGCCTGAAggagccaaataaataaaaagctcagATATTAAACTTTGCCAGTATTTCACATTCTTTCAAaaggaaagtcaaccccccaaaaaacaaaaatctcgacaataatatgttctatgcagccccactagtctaaatacggtattttgattaatattgcactagtggaatatgagttaagcagcaaaatccagtagtttttatgcatctcaggaagcggccattttgccacttactgatGGCTACAAGTGAgttatgacatcacagttgctcaggtcttaggtaacaaccaatcacagctcagcttcaggaaacaggtgatctgtgattggtcattacctgagccctgagcaaatgtgatgtcatcttcagtcgacagcaagtggcaaaatggctgccccctgcataactcatattccataaatgtaatagtaaccagaatgtcatgtttagactagtgaggtcacatttgacatattattgtcaagaaatgtttaacattgacttcctctttaaatagCTAGGCTTAGTTACAGTATATTCAAGATATCCAATttaatatatagtatatatcaGACCATTACACATTCAGTTCATACGTTATTCCCTTCTTATTTAAACAACTGCATTTCAGGGAAATGTTACGGTGGAGCATGTGGAGAGCGTGTCGGCCTCAGTTGAGAGGTTCTGGATTTAGAACATGAAGTTTTCATGTTCTCCCAGTATGAGTTTACTCTGACTTCATCCCACATTTCCAAATGTGCCTGTTAGTTTAATCGAATACTCTAAAATCACCCAAAGGCATGTTATGAGtgttataaaaatcaaaaaagaaaTCATGCCATTACATTGATAAAATTGAAGCAAGTGAAAAAGGTAGTACTATCAAAACAGGGATATCCGACTTTCGGTGAAAACAATCTTTCCAGAAGAACTTCTTTTGACCTCTAAAATTTTGGATGGACACATCCAGCTGTGTCAGTACTTTCCCTTGGCATGCAAAAAGTACATTGTTCATCTGTTGAAAAGTTCGAAGAAGTTCAAATTAAATTCAGGAGGTTATTGTacgttattgtacattttgcttTCACCCTGAAGCTGAATATTATAACTTTTTGTATGAATAAGTCTTACTTATGAAGTAACTTCGATTCAAACTCTAAGGTTATGCAGTGGGTCAAACCAGACGAACATCGCTCTGTCCTGGACATAGTTCTAAAGAGAAGCGTCCACCACTTCATCATACCAGGCTGGGGTAAAGAAGGCTATTTTTACAAGGTGTAGGCGTTCATACTGCGATTATGCTGGCTGGTCTTGCCTCTACGCTCTTATTATGCTTCAAAGCTGTTATGCAAGGATGTGCTCCCCATCCTCTTACCCACTCCAACACCCACTTCTACACACACGTAGCACATCAAAATTCATACCCGCGCTACTTTTTGGCACACTGCCAGCATGCTCACTAAGTCCTGTCCTTGTGTCCCTCTTCACATGAAGATGAAAATAATTCTCACTCACCCCATTCCTGCAAGCTTGCTCGTTCAGAGCTTTGACCCAGCTCCTGCGACACTGCTCGCTCAACGACTTGAAGGAGAAAAGCGAGGTCAACAAGCCTTTAAGCCCGACCTCGGACACAGCTCCGCCATCCAGAGCTGGGCGCAGCTTGAGCAGGAAGTCCCACACACCTGCAGCCAAGCTGTGATGAGGATGCTGCCTGAAGGAGGAGAGACCCCGCTGATGCTGCTCGGCCGCATTCCTGGTTCTCCACTGCCGCAGCAGGCTCAGCGAGAACTGGAAGAGCCAAACCAGCACGATGAGCAAGGAGGCCAGGAAAAGCCCCACAAGAACCAGCCAGCCCAACTCTTGGAGCTCCATCACCATCTCGTGCAGCCTCTCATGTCTACTGGAAATGCTAGGGACTGTCAGAAGAGGGCATGCAGGCACCCTTCAACCTGTGAAAAGCATCAGACAGTTAGCCCTGCAGAATTTTTGGATgtaaaaaaacccaaacaacaacaacaggaatTGTGGTTCTTTGAAGGATCCTAACAAGCTCCTTTAGTCCTAATTAACTACAGTCTACATCAACACATAAGGTGTGTGGGGTGCATAAGAGAAGAAGctcaaatgtgatattaataaTATGATTTAAATGAACCCACCGTTTAACTTGGACGGTCCTGACTGCAGCATGCAGGAAATCGAAAGCAAGTCGCGGTAACATGAAGCTGCTGCCTTCATGGCGATAAACAGCGGCGCCAACAACACATGACTTTGTCCCATTGCACACTCAGCATTCCTCGCGCAAGCGTCTTTCTCATTATAAACGATTTCTTTACATTTCACATTAACGCTCAATAACCCCGAACTACCTGGCTCCACTCGGTTTCAAATCTCCACTGATCTTACTGCAAGACAGACTAACCTCGCCACAATAACGGAACGGGAGAATGACGTCAACCTGAAGGTGGCGCTGCAGGGGAGGAGTGCGAAAGATGAAACGGAAATAGAAAACGGGTCTTttgaaataaaagtatatcgggAATCCCTGCAATGAGTGCAACTCACCTTGAACAATAGCGGGCGAACTTTTGTGCTCAAAAGCcatatttgagttttaaaatggATGTAGGGgctaggctattgattgattaaaaTTGATATATGACTAATAGGGAATTTTAATCACTCTCAGATaactattatttatatttaaacacattaaacacatttattaaaaaaattaaaaaataaaaaatattgttgattgtactatgtatgtttatttactcatattattttatttgactacTTACAATAAATTCATTAACCAAATATTCAATtagataaatgacaaaaaatatataaatataaatataaattaacattaatattaatgcaattctTGACTAAATGTACTAGTACTTAATGTATGGCATTTCACAGGTGGTCTAATTAATGTTGAtaagaaaaatgacattttaatgcaACAAGCATTTGAGCACTATTGATCATGTAAAACCTCAGTAGGCCAATTATATTGCTATTTCTAGAGAATAATTTGGATATAATGTATACTGTACTCACAACATGAAATACACTCCATtctatatttacaaaataacagTAGTCAGTATTTACTGATCCCACTCTTAATTTAGCAGTACAGTATGTCTATCATTAATTTTAGTTATCCTGGTCAGGACAGTTTAATCACAatgatattattgttattaatattttgCCGCTCTTGTGAATCTAAAAATTCTACCCAAAAATATTAAAGTACCTTTCCGAATGATGCATAGCAATCAATATTGTCTTTTAATTTTGATACACTTTGAGGGGTATATTTAGTGTACAATACTGTGTTGGGCATGtatgcttattttattttgaaaataatatccGGAAGTACATTGCCCGTCTGACACCAGGAACCGGACAATGTAACCTGACAGCCGTGGAGTTTTTTCAAACGTAGCTCACGTTTTAGCATTAAAACTCTCGAAGGCAACCGGTATGTCTTAACTGTTAAGATTTATGGAGCTATTCATTATTTGTACCAAGTATGCGTCGCAGTATATTGTCTTAAAATGGCAGCATGACGTGTTTATGTCTGAGTGGCGATAGGTAGAGTTTGTTCATTGAGTGACTGACTGGTCGACGACACTTTAATCGCACAGTTCGGTGACCTGTTAAAActcaaaaagaagcacaaaAACGGCTGCAAAATGTCGCCGTCGCCGTTCTTACCGCTGCTCATCAACGGCCTCATGTCAGCACTGGGCTGCCTGGCCACAATGAAGCTGATTCCCACTTTTAAGGACCATTTCATCTCGGCCAGATTGTACGGCATGGATCTAAACAAACTGACAAAAAATCAAGTGTGAGTACAATTCACGTCTTGGATTGTGTTTAGGACGAATAGAAAAATGCGTGAGCCTCTTCTGTTTCTGTAGTCCAGAATCACAGGGTGTCATCAGTGGGACAGTCTTCCTTATCATCCTCTTCTGCTTCATCCCAGTGCCTTTCCTCAGTTGCTTTGTTGGAGATCAGTGCAATGGCTTTCCACATGATGAGGTAGGTAGGAGTGGACCATATTAAAGCCAGTGGTAGGCagtaacaaatattttgttgctgTCCAGCGACATTGAGATATGTGAACCAGGAAGCATGAACGACTCTGAGATCCAGCAAAGCAAGATACTCCTCATCCATGGCCTGATTTAAAACATGTGGTTTGATGTTATCAGTTCCAAGAACGATTGCGCGGGCCAGCCTGCAAATTTCTGTCATTTGAAGATTCTCTGTAtaatcttgtatttttttcagttttggtAATTTATGGACATCACAGACaactttaacaacaaaaattatgtttttggatGCGAGTCAACCACTTCCAATTGTGCTGTTTCTTTAGTTTGTGCAGCTAATCGGTGCGCTGCTCGCCATCTGCTGCATGATCTTTCTGGGATTCGCCGATGACGTACTAAACCTGCGATGGAGACACAAGCTCCTGCTTCCCACCATGGCCTCCCTGCCACTTCTCATGGTCTATTTCACCAATTTTGGCAACACGATCATCCTGGTCCCCAAACCGTTCAGAGCACTGCTAGGGCTGCATTTGGATCTAGGTGAGTTGGGTTGGTTGATGTTAACTCACTGGGCACAATAAacatttaggatttttttcccctctctgtTAGTATTTATTTGACCAAAAAGCACAGTATATAAaacttttcatattaactcattcactgccattgacggctctaaacgtcaaaaattaatttgaactatttctattagtgttagtacttttttccccacacttgttaacaagagtatgaaaacctagaatttttttattgtacatttagaacagacataaaatttgtaattaatcgtgagttaattagtgaagtcttgcggttaaaatttttaatcacctctcacccctaatttttaataatcttttttaaaaatgaatttatggcactgaatgagttaatacagtacatttgagtTGTGTATAAAGCCCTGCTTTGTAATTTGCTTCTCATAGTTGATTAattaacaaacatttattttaactacaCAGGTATTCTCTACTACGTGTACATGGGCATGCTAGCAGTCTTTTGCACCAACGCCATCAACATCCTGGCTGGCATTAACGGCATCGAGTCAGGTCAAGCTCTGTTCATCTCTGGCTCCATCATCATCTTCAACCTGCTAGAGCTCAGCGGTGCGTTGCGATGAATCCATTTCCAAAGTCGATTTGATTCTGTCCATGTGTATCCTTCATAAATGAGGGGGAAATGAAATTTGACCATTGATGTTTCTTCATTTCAGGGGATTACCACGATGATCATGTTTTCTCTCTCTACTTCATGATGCCGTTCTTCTTCACCACTTTAGCACTTTTTTATCACAACTGGTATGCCAATTCTCTCATCTGATGCCGTTGATGTCAAACAGCACACTAAAAGTTTCAATATTCTtgcaatcattttatttatctattttgtgATAGGTACCCCTCGTCCGTGTTCGTGGGAGATACTTTCTGCTACTTTGCAGGGATGACCTTTGCTGTTGTTGGCATCCTAGGACACTTCAGCAAAACAATGCTGTTATTTTTCATTCCTCAAGTGGTTAACTTTCTCTACTCCTTGCCTCAGCTTTTCCACATCATCCCCTGTCCTAGACACAGACTTCCCAGGTAGCGTACATGCACATTTTATGTGATGTCCATTTCATCTTTGAGCCCCTTATCCACTTTCTCTCCTATTATGAAATGCACGTCTAAGGTTGAATCCAGACACAGGCAAACTGGGGATGAGTTTCTCTAAATTCAAAAGAAATGACCTTTCCAAACTAGGACATCTCATTCTGCAGGTGTGTTCAATACAAGATCTAATTTGAGACGGAGCTATGATGTTGatgttatttattaattgtagttTGCAGTATTGTAGTACTGCA containing:
- the dpagt1 gene encoding UDP-N-acetylglucosamine--dolichyl-phosphate N-acetylglucosaminephosphotransferase, whose amino-acid sequence is MSPSPFLPLLINGLMSALGCLATMKLIPTFKDHFISARLYGMDLNKLTKNQVPESQGVISGTVFLIILFCFIPVPFLSCFVGDQCNGFPHDEFVQLIGALLAICCMIFLGFADDVLNLRWRHKLLLPTMASLPLLMVYFTNFGNTIILVPKPFRALLGLHLDLGILYYVYMGMLAVFCTNAINILAGINGIESGQALFISGSIIIFNLLELSGDYHDDHVFSLYFMMPFFFTTLALFYHNWYPSSVFVGDTFCYFAGMTFAVVGILGHFSKTMLLFFIPQVVNFLYSLPQLFHIIPCPRHRLPRLNPDTGKLGMSFSKFKRNDLSKLGHLILQAAELLNLLEVRRGQEDDDEFIECNNMTIINLVLKFLGPTHERNLTAIMLLIQVMGSALAFGIRYHLVRLFYDV